One stretch of Streptomyces sp. NBC_00443 DNA includes these proteins:
- the ccrA gene encoding crotonyl-CoA carboxylase/reductase, with product MKDILDAIQSPDSTPADFAAMPLPESYRAITVHKDETEMFAGLETRDKDPRKSIHLDDVPLPELGPGEALVAVMASSVNYNSVWTSIFEPLSTFGFLERYGRTNDLAKRHDLPYHIIGSDLAGVVLRTGPGVNAWKPGDEVVAHCLSVEMESSDGHNDTMLDPEQRIWGFETNFGGLAEIALVKSNQLMPKPGHLSWEEAAAPGLVNSTAYRQLVSRNGAGMKQGDNVLIWGASGGLGSYATQFALAGGANPICVVSSDQKADICRSMGAEAIIDRNAEGYKFWKDERTQDPKEWKRFGKRIREFTGGEDIDIVFEHPGRETFGASVFVTRKGGTITTCASTSGYMHEYDNRYLWMSLKRIIGSHFANYREAWEANRLIAKGKIHPTLSKVYSLEDTGQAAYDVHRNLHQGKVGVLCLAPEEGLGVRDEEMRAKHIDAINRFRNI from the coding sequence GTGAAGGACATCCTCGACGCGATCCAGTCGCCGGACTCCACGCCCGCCGACTTCGCCGCCATGCCGCTCCCCGAGTCGTACCGCGCGATCACCGTGCACAAGGACGAGACGGAGATGTTCGCGGGCCTGGAGACCCGCGACAAGGACCCGCGCAAGTCGATCCACCTCGACGACGTGCCGCTGCCCGAGCTCGGCCCGGGCGAGGCCCTGGTGGCCGTGATGGCCTCCTCGGTCAACTACAACTCGGTGTGGACGTCGATCTTCGAGCCGCTGTCCACCTTCGGGTTCCTGGAGCGCTACGGCCGCACCAACGACCTGGCCAAGCGCCATGACCTGCCGTACCACATCATCGGCTCCGACCTCGCGGGCGTCGTCCTGCGCACCGGCCCGGGCGTCAACGCCTGGAAGCCCGGTGACGAGGTCGTCGCGCACTGTCTGTCCGTCGAGATGGAGTCCAGCGACGGCCACAACGACACCATGCTCGACCCCGAGCAGCGGATCTGGGGCTTCGAGACGAACTTCGGCGGCCTCGCGGAGATCGCGCTCGTCAAGTCCAACCAGCTGATGCCCAAGCCGGGTCACCTCAGCTGGGAGGAGGCCGCCGCTCCGGGCCTGGTCAACTCCACCGCGTACCGGCAGCTGGTCTCCCGCAACGGCGCCGGCATGAAGCAGGGCGACAACGTCCTGATCTGGGGCGCGAGCGGCGGACTCGGGTCGTACGCCACACAGTTCGCACTGGCCGGTGGCGCCAACCCGATCTGTGTCGTCTCCAGTGACCAGAAGGCGGACATCTGCCGCTCGATGGGCGCGGAGGCGATCATCGACCGCAACGCGGAGGGCTACAAGTTCTGGAAGGACGAGCGGACCCAGGACCCGAAGGAGTGGAAGCGCTTCGGCAAGCGCATCCGCGAGTTCACCGGCGGCGAGGACATCGACATCGTCTTCGAGCACCCCGGCCGCGAGACCTTCGGCGCCTCGGTCTTCGTCACCCGCAAGGGCGGCACCATCACCACCTGTGCCTCCACCTCGGGCTACATGCACGAGTACGACAACCGCTACCTGTGGATGTCGCTGAAGCGGATCATCGGCTCGCACTTCGCCAACTACCGCGAGGCCTGGGAGGCCAACCGGCTCATCGCGAAGGGCAAGATCCACCCCACCCTGTCGAAGGTGTACTCGCTCGAGGACACCGGCCAGGCGGCCTACGACGTGCACCGCAACCTCCACCAGGGCAAGGTCGGCGTCCTGTGCCTCGCCCCCGAGGAGGGCCTCGGCGTGCGCGACGAGGAGATGCGCGCCAAGCACATCGACGCCATCAACCGCTTCCGCAACATCTGA